TTTATTTGATAAAAAAATAACCCAGGAACAGTTTGTTGCTGGCGTAAACAAGTTGGAAACCAACAATACAGACTGGTTTGACGTGCTTTTTCAAACACCCTTTAGTCAAAACCATACCATTAGCCTGTCAGGTGGCGCAGATAAAACTACGTATTATACTTCTGTAGGGTACATGAACGATAGAGGTAACACCAAAGGCAATGAGCAAAAAAGGTATACCGCTGCGGTAAACATCAATAGCAACCTGACCCAAAACCTGCGTGTGGGTTTTAAGTTAAATGGTTCGCAAAGTAAAACCTATGGTTTTTACAACGTAAATCCTTTTAACTATGCGTACAATACCAGCCGGACCATTCCTGTATTAACAGATGCAGGAGACCCTTACTTTTACGTTTCTCCAAACACAGGTAGTGGCTCTTTCCGCTACAATGTACTCAATGAAATTTCTCAAAGCGGAAATCAAAACAAGCTGAATGCAGTAAATGCCGTGGCCAATGTAGATTATAAGTTTTTAAAAGATTTTAACTTCCAATCCCTTTTAGGATTTGGCTATACGCAAACCAATGCAGAAACTTTTGCAACCGAAAGGTCTAATCAAATCACACAAAAAAGGTTGTACGAATTTGGTACGGCTTTGCCTGGATCAGTTCCTTATTTAGCCTCTCCAATACCACTCGGCGGGGCCTTAAACACAATCAACATCAGCAACCAAACGGTAACCCTCCGTAATACCTTAAACTACGTTAAGCGCTTTCGTGATCATAAAGATGGCTTTAGCGTAATGGTAGGTCAGGAGTTAAGGAGTTCTAAATATGACGGTCTAAACGCCACTACTTATGGTTACCTGCCAGATAGGGGAAGAAGTTTTTTACAGTTGCCATTAACAACCACCAATTCGGGGCTGACCTCAAATAATGGCTTGTATGCCGAAATGGTGCCAAGTATCACCGACCGTTTGTCAAACTATCTTTCGTACTTTGCAACCACCACCTACAATTTCAATCAAAAGTATGTAATCAATGCCAACCTGCGTACAGATGCTTCTAACCGTTTTGGACAGTATTCTAACCACAGGTTTTTGCCAGTTTGGTCTATTGGTGGTAAATGGAATATTGCCGAAGAAGGCTGGTTTAATAAATTCAGCTGGTTAAATCAGTTCTCTGCCCGTATCAGCTACGGTTTTCAGGGAAACGTTGCTGAAAACTTCAGCCCCGATTTAATTGCGCAGATTCCTGGCGGCGCTGCGGCGGTAAATCCAATTTCCGGAGATCCGGCTTTGATGATCAGGAGCCTGGCATATAAAGATCTGCGCTGGGAACGTAATAAAACGACTAACATAGGCCTGGATTTCGCATTTCTTAACAGCCGTGTATCTGGTACGGCAGATTACTACCTTAAAAGAGGGTTTGACATCATTGTTCAGAAACCTATACCATTGGAATATGGATTGCTTAACATGCCTATCAATGCCGGTGATGTGAGAAACAAAGGTTATGAATTTACACTTAATGTTGTACCTGTGAGAACTAAAGATTTCAATTGGAACATCAACTTTAATACCTCAAAAACTACCAATAATGTAGTCCGTTCAGGTGCCATCTCTTTAACCAGCTGGCAAACAGCTGTCTCGGGAGGCTTGTATAAAGAAGGCGTAGCATCCTCAGGTATTTACTCTTTTGACTTTGCCGGCCTTGATCCGGCAACGGGGAAACCCACCTATAATGGTTTAAATGTAGCCACTAATCCAGGCGCCGCAGCTGATGTTACTAAAGCGTTGGTGTATTCCGGACAACTGGACCCTAAATTTACTGGTGGTATCAACAACAGCTTTAGGTATAAGGCTTTTACACTAAATGCAATGTTTTATATCAGTACTGGAAATGTAAAGCGATTGGCTCCGTTATATGAAAACAGGCAGGTAACTTCTGCAGCCTATTCTTTTCAGAACCTTTCATCTGAGTTGAACAACCGCTGGAGGAAACCGGGCGACGAAGCTTTTACCAACATTCCTTCACTGCCTTCCTTTACTTCAATTGCGCTGGGTACGGTTAGCATTCCAGGAACAGCTTCGGCATGGAGCCCTTATGTTTTATACGATTATTCTACCGCCAGGGTGGTTAATGCAAGCTATGCCCGTTTACGAAATCTCTCTATGGGCTACTTGCTTCCTGCCGCACAGGCCGCTAAGTTTGGCATCAGGTCCTGCCAGTTGCAGGCCAGTGTTACCAACTTGTTTTATATCGCAGACAAACGTTTAAATGGAGTAGATCCGGAAGTAAACGGCAACAGTTTGCCTATTCCACGCACCTATTCTTTATCACTTAACATTGGTTTTTAAAAGGAAAATTATGAAAACTTATTATAAATATATCGTACTGATTTGCCTTGCCCTAAGTTCTTTTTCATGTAAAAAAGGCTTTTTAGAAGAGAGCAGCCAGGATATGGTTAGGCCAACTACCACAGAAGCCTTAAATCAGTTGATGACTGGTGAAGCTTATACTTTATCTGGCATTACACATGACTACAGTGAACTATTGTCTGATGATATACAGGCAAACTATGATGCCAATACCATTGTTGTAGCTGCGCTGAATAAATTTTCACCAGTGTTTACCTGGGAAAAAAACATGATAGACAGGTTGCTGGAAGTCAATGCGTCAAGCCCTAATATCTGGTACAATTACTACATCCACATCAAGGGCTGTAACGTAGTGCTTGATTATGTAGATAAAGTGAGCGGAAGCCAGGCAGAGAAGGACAATATACGCGGACAGGCCTTGGCACTTAGGTCTTACTATTACCTTATGCTGGTTAACTTTTTCGGTAAACCTTATACAGGTACGGCAGTAAACCCTGAAACAGATTTGGGTGTGCCTTTAATTTTAACAGCAGAGGTTTCAGATGCACCAATTTCCAGGGCTACAGTAAAACAAGTATATAGCCAGTTGGAAAGCGATTTGTTAACAGCCATCCCTTTACTGGATGCCAATGGGGCCGGAAACAGTATTTATAAATTTAACGCTACTGCTGCACGTTTACTTTTGTCAAGAATTTACCTGTACATGGGCAATTGGGATGGAAGTATTAATTATACCAATCAGGTTATAGCCAAAAAGCCAGGTTTAAAAAACTACAATGAAATTACTGGTACAGCCTATCCAATTAATGGTGCGCTCGTTTCACCAGAAGTGATTTGGGGTTTTGGAAGTTTAACCGAGGTTAGTTCGCTTCCTTTCGGGAATCAGCAGGTCGCAAAAGCTTCATTTACAGCTTCGGATGATTTATTAAACTCCTTTGAACCTAACGACATCAGACTGACCTATAACTTTGCAAATTCAGTATATGTTACCTCGACCTTGAATGCGTACAAATCAAAGTCGGGCAAGTTCGCCACATCAGGAAATGTAAATTCTAAAGCGTTCCGCACTGCAGAAGCTTACTTGAACAGGGCAGAAGCAAATATCCAAAAAGCAATTCAGGGAAATGCTGGAGCTATTAACAGTGCATTGGCTGACTTAAACCTACTTAGGTCTAACAGGATTAAAACAGCCAACTATGCTCCAATAACCATTAGCGATCCGCAGGCATTGTATACTTTTTACAAAGCAGAACGCAGGCGTGAACTGTCCCTTGAAGATCACCGCTGGTTTGACTTGCGCCGCTGGGGCATGCCATCTATACAACATACCATTCAAGTAACAGCAGGTGCGCCAACCACAGTAACGCTTCAGCAAAATGACAGCAGGTATACCCTTGGTATCCCTTCAGAAGCTTTAAATAGAAATACTAACCTGGTTCAAAATCCTTAAAATCCTAAATCATGGATAAGATAAAATATACATTTGGTTTCCTCGTGCTACTTACCATACTAGCTGCATGTAAAAAAGAAGAAGTATTAACGCCAAGTGAACTGGCCATTGAATACCAGCTGCCACAGGGAAACCACGATTACGACAATACCCTGGTAGAGCTGAACAATAAATATGGCTCCTTCTTTTTATACAAATTTTCGGCTGTAGACTTCGGTTACACACCCGTTTATGCACCTTCCAATTTTGGAGACACCTATGTTGCTGACATTGCTGATGAATCTTATGTAGGGAAAGTATTAACTTTTGTACAAAAGAACTGGTTAAGCTACTATAGCGACGCCTTTTTGAAGGCTAATCTTCCTTTTAAAGTATTGCTGGCTCAGAATATGAGGTCAAAAACATCAGCTAGTACAAAATACGCAGTGCTGTCTAACTACAACCAAATGACCTTAAGTTATTTTGGGCCCGACTTTGATTTGTTAACCGCCGCACAAAAGAAAACTTATGTAAACAGCATGCATACAGAATTCTTCAATTTTATTTTTAATCGAGGTAAAATTGATATCCCGGCAGATTTTGGGGCAGTTACCAGTTATACTACAGCAGCAACAGCAACAAATTATTATGCATTAGGATATGTGTCATATGTGGTCGCCTTACAAGCTGACAAACTAAATAAGGATTTTCTTTCTTACATCGCGTTGATTACGTCTAAAACTAAAGCAGAACTTGATGCTACAATTCTTAGCCCTACAACTGATACCGCCGGTCTGATTAGAAAGAAGTATGATTTTATCATCAACTATTATAAAACAAAATACAATATAGACCTGCAGGCCATTGGCAATGCTGGTGTTGTAAACTAATAAAATCAATTGCCGTTTTGGCGGCAACTGAACCTTTCATTTTAAGCGACTAAATAATGATGCGTTATAAATTACTGATTTGTGCTTTAATGCTCTTTCCTTTTTTGGGTAAAGGACAGGCAAAATTAACAACCATAGCAGCTAAGCCTGTTGTAAATTATGAAGCCGAGCTCGCCAAAAAGGCATCGAGTGTAAAGAGTGCTAAAGTTTTGGCTGTAAAAGTAGATGAGGTGGTCGCTTTACTGCATACCCAATTTAAGGGGCAAGCCATTACCGTAGGTAAACTCTTTGCTTTTAAGGCGGTACCTACAGATAGTGTGGTAAATCTTGCTGCTGCTTTAATGCAAATGCGTGCCTCACACAGTAAAATTGACACGTCTGCCTCCATAGAACAGTTACTGGGCATTAAGGAAACTATGGTTAAAGGAGCGGAGCGGGCCTATGAAGAGCAATTGCTGCTGACGCAAAAGTACCTTGCCGAAGCAGTACCAGAAGAAGGCATTACCAGATTCTGGCACCAAAAATCTTTTGCCACTGATGGCATTTATGGTACAGCCCTCGAGCGTGCTTACGCAGAACTGTTGAAAGGCAAAACACCCAAAAAAATAAGGGTGGCGGTATTGGATGCCGGGGTAGATCTCGAGCATCCTGATTTGCAGAAATCTTTATGGACCAATAGCAAAGAAATTGCTGGTAATGGTATTGACGATGACCATAATGGTTACATCGATGACATACATGGCTGGAACTTTCTGGGAACAAAAGACCCTAAGGTAAATATTAACACCAGCGTTACCGAAGGAGACCGTGAATATTACCGTTTGATGCAACTGTACAAAGGTAAGGATACCACAAAATTAAATACGGTTCAAAAAAAG
The nucleotide sequence above comes from Pedobacter sp. MC2016-14. Encoded proteins:
- a CDS encoding SusC/RagA family TonB-linked outer membrane protein translates to MMRILPKVWLGSLLLTFACFFLGGAVLAQSQKISLNLKNVKRSAAVQALRKQSSFEFFYNEDELNKYPNVSIAVKEKPVAEVLDLILKGTTLKYSIEKNVVIISQPVTNSGAPVIKIRVTGKVSDANGQPVPGVNILEPQGRVAATSDANGNYAISVDKGAVIRFSFIGMKGVVYPVTTVGDAKLLTKNITLEDDNNQMNEVVVTGYQNIARRDLVGSIASVKAEDIKIAGTNQIDKLLQGQLAGVAVTNSSGLVGGKPRVRVRGTSTLLGNQEPVWVVDGIIQEDPIPFDYQQLNAFAAATASTASAASDAMKNLVGSTVAFLNVDDIDEITVLKDASSTAIYGVKAANGVIVITTKKGKAGKPSVNYSANFTTSVKPNYGQFNLMNSKERVDVSREIYARGLQFGVSPDPVSYEGLSADLFDKKITQEQFVAGVNKLETNNTDWFDVLFQTPFSQNHTISLSGGADKTTYYTSVGYMNDRGNTKGNEQKRYTAAVNINSNLTQNLRVGFKLNGSQSKTYGFYNVNPFNYAYNTSRTIPVLTDAGDPYFYVSPNTGSGSFRYNVLNEISQSGNQNKLNAVNAVANVDYKFLKDFNFQSLLGFGYTQTNAETFATERSNQITQKRLYEFGTALPGSVPYLASPIPLGGALNTINISNQTVTLRNTLNYVKRFRDHKDGFSVMVGQELRSSKYDGLNATTYGYLPDRGRSFLQLPLTTTNSGLTSNNGLYAEMVPSITDRLSNYLSYFATTTYNFNQKYVINANLRTDASNRFGQYSNHRFLPVWSIGGKWNIAEEGWFNKFSWLNQFSARISYGFQGNVAENFSPDLIAQIPGGAAAVNPISGDPALMIRSLAYKDLRWERNKTTNIGLDFAFLNSRVSGTADYYLKRGFDIIVQKPIPLEYGLLNMPINAGDVRNKGYEFTLNVVPVRTKDFNWNINFNTSKTTNNVVRSGAISLTSWQTAVSGGLYKEGVASSGIYSFDFAGLDPATGKPTYNGLNVATNPGAAADVTKALVYSGQLDPKFTGGINNSFRYKAFTLNAMFYISTGNVKRLAPLYENRQVTSAAYSFQNLSSELNNRWRKPGDEAFTNIPSLPSFTSIALGTVSIPGTASAWSPYVLYDYSTARVVNASYARLRNLSMGYLLPAAQAAKFGIRSCQLQASVTNLFYIADKRLNGVDPEVNGNSLPIPRTYSLSLNIGF
- a CDS encoding RagB/SusD family nutrient uptake outer membrane protein translates to MKTYYKYIVLICLALSSFSCKKGFLEESSQDMVRPTTTEALNQLMTGEAYTLSGITHDYSELLSDDIQANYDANTIVVAALNKFSPVFTWEKNMIDRLLEVNASSPNIWYNYYIHIKGCNVVLDYVDKVSGSQAEKDNIRGQALALRSYYYLMLVNFFGKPYTGTAVNPETDLGVPLILTAEVSDAPISRATVKQVYSQLESDLLTAIPLLDANGAGNSIYKFNATAARLLLSRIYLYMGNWDGSINYTNQVIAKKPGLKNYNEITGTAYPINGALVSPEVIWGFGSLTEVSSLPFGNQQVAKASFTASDDLLNSFEPNDIRLTYNFANSVYVTSTLNAYKSKSGKFATSGNVNSKAFRTAEAYLNRAEANIQKAIQGNAGAINSALADLNLLRSNRIKTANYAPITISDPQALYTFYKAERRRELSLEDHRWFDLRRWGMPSIQHTIQVTAGAPTTVTLQQNDSRYTLGIPSEALNRNTNLVQNP
- a CDS encoding putative zinc-binding metallopeptidase, whose amino-acid sequence is MDKIKYTFGFLVLLTILAACKKEEVLTPSELAIEYQLPQGNHDYDNTLVELNNKYGSFFLYKFSAVDFGYTPVYAPSNFGDTYVADIADESYVGKVLTFVQKNWLSYYSDAFLKANLPFKVLLAQNMRSKTSASTKYAVLSNYNQMTLSYFGPDFDLLTAAQKKTYVNSMHTEFFNFIFNRGKIDIPADFGAVTSYTTAATATNYYALGYVSYVVALQADKLNKDFLSYIALITSKTKAELDATILSPTTDTAGLIRKKYDFIINYYKTKYNIDLQAIGNAGVVN